One Hevea brasiliensis isolate MT/VB/25A 57/8 chromosome 5, ASM3005281v1, whole genome shotgun sequence genomic region harbors:
- the LOC110644014 gene encoding uncharacterized protein LOC110644014, giving the protein MATESETTSLRTPATATSPDEPMKTNVNEQVELKTMEQETVSLTEKGKEENPKIDELPNKTKPLSKMEGEAENKRTEPPAVEVKVDDSSTMDALVVEDKIEVKQDIPHSHAHSGPEAAGDAVESQQVAQPAIEEAQEEQPATASVEKLQDKQPTIVGVLESSTEAAQKPKELSAVLPTKESEEVAVKDPEDSEAVSKEVNKQESLVSEVHVKVQEQSEVTEQGGKQDPEDSEVVSKEVNKQESLVSEADVKVEEQSGVTEHSGKPDREDSEVMSKEVDKQESLVSEVDVIQSEVAEHSGKPDPEDSEVVSKEVNKQESLVSEVDVKAEEKSEVTEHRGKPESVEEIGKQQEPPEVLAIKESEAVVKDIEASEAAPKEIDEPQSVVPEVEVTPEEQSEVANQEEKVESIEATEKEHESSEVVLDKESEAVVVKDIEHSAVSEDEHKPESVIPAEVEMKREEQSVVLKVDEKPESLEAEADLKLKVGYEVPEKVETKPIEEKTEPVVPVVGVKPQEEIDVIGQVEPKGSIKAKTVMDEGTLADKVEDTASLKEEKTSEEEGTPSEQIVLAKQEAEADRKESIGESPLPDVRETIDAENGKKETDRTEVVEAPLKEATVEKENGGQETEEKTSKTEDENIERKVLNKELVQPIKVDDKGAAVSIAEVTERSSEGEKTGKVIEPVVENKKKENIKEETPALVETSKDGSIEGKLDEAITAVTEPVKESQDSGLEVKDEESAKTSEDKVGKENAEEIAKSDAHNLEPSTKNGDDAKASQDLPREVPAKPIQKQSNNILTKVKHSLVKAKKAIIGKSPSSKTLSSDTKGDIKVK; this is encoded by the exons ATGGCTACTGAATCTGAAACTACATCACTTCGCACTCCTGCCACTGCCACTAGTCCTGATGAG CCAATGAAGACCAATGTGAATGAACAAGTAGAGCTAAAGACTATGGAGCAAGAAACTGTTTCCTTGACTGAGAAAGGTAAAGAAGAGAACCCCAAAATTGATGAACTGCCAAATAAGACAAAGCCATTATCTAAAATGGAAGGAGAAGCAGAAAATAAACGGACCGAGCCTCCAGCAGTTGAGGTTAAGGTTGATGATTCTTCCACTATGGATGCTCTAGTAGTGGAAGACAAAATTGAGGTGAAGCAAGATATCCCTCATTCGCATGCACACAGTGGTCCAGAGGCAGCCGGTGATGCTGTCGAAAGCCAACAAGTTGCGCAACCAGCTATTGAAGAAGCACAAGAAGAGCAACCAGCAACAGCTTCTGTGGAGAAACTGCAAGACAAGCAACCTACGATAGTTGGTGTTTTGGAATCATCAACTGAAGCTGCTCAGAAACCAAAGGAGCTGTCAGCAGTTCTTCCTACTAAAGAATCTGAAGAAGTGGCTGTAAAAGATCCTGAAGATTCAGAAGCAGTGTCTAAAGAAGTCAATAAACAAGAATCACTTGTTTCAGAAGTTCATGTGAAAGTGCAGGAACAATCTGAAGTCACTGAACAAGGGGGAAAACAAGATCCAGAAGATTCAGAAGTAGTGTCTAAAGAAGTCAATAAACAAGAATCACTAGTTTCAGAAGCTGATGTAAAAGTGGAGGAACAATCTGGAGTCactgaacacagtggaaaaccaGATCGTGAAGATTCAGAAGTAATGTCTAAAGAAGTCGATAAACAAGAATCACTCGTTTCAGAAGTTGATGTAATACAATCTGAAGTCgctgaacacagtggaaaaccaGATCCTGAAGATTCAGAAGTCGTGTCTAAAGAAGTCAATAAACAAGAATCACTAGTTTCAGAAGTTGATGTGAAAGCGGAGGAAAAATCTGAAGTCACTGAACACCGTGGAAAACCAGAATCAGTTGAGGAAATTGGGAAACAACAGGAGcctccagaagttctagctatcAAAGAATCAGAAGCAGTTGTGAAGGATATTGAAGCTTCAGAAGCAGCACCCAAAGAAATTGATGAACCACAATCAGTCGTTCCTGAAGTAGAAGTGACACCAGAGGAACAGTCTGAAGTTGCCAATCAAGAAGAAAAAGTAGAATCAATTGAAGCAACTGAGAAAGAACATGAGTCATCAGAAGTTGTTCTTGACAAAGAATCAGAAGCAGTTGTGGTAAAAGATATTGAACATTCAGCAGTGTCTGAAGACGAACATAAACCAGAATCAGTAATTCCTGCTGAAGTTGAGATGAAACGAGAGGAACAATCTGTAGTACTCAAAGTTGATGAGAAACCGGAAAGCCTAGAAGCTGAAGCCGATTTGAAACTGAAGGTAGGATATGAAGTCCCAGAAAAAGTTGAAACAAAACCAATAGAAGAGAAAACAGAACCAGTTGTGCCTGTTGTTGGGGTCAAGCCACAGGAAGAAATTGATGTTATTGGCCAAGTTGAACCCAAGGGAAGTATCAAGGCTAAAACTGTAATGGATGAGGGAACATTGGCTGACAAAGTTGAGGATACCGCATCCTTGAAGGAAGAGAAAACCAGTGAAGAAGAGGGTACACCTTCCGAACAAATTGTTTTGGCTAAACAGGAGGCTGAAGCTGACCGTAAAGAAAGCATAGGAGAATCTCCTCTTCCAGATGTCAGAGAGACAATTGACGCAGAAAATGGAAAGAAGGAAACTGATAGGACTGAAGTAGTTGAAGCACCATTGAAAGAGGCAACGGTGGAAAAGGAAAATGGTGGACAAGAGACAGAAGAAAAAACTAGCAAAACTGAAGATGAGAATATAGAGAGAAAAGTGCTAAATAAAGAACTAGTTCAGCCAATCAAAGTGGACGATAAAGGGGCGGCTGTTTCAATTGCCGAAGTTACTGAAAGATCATCTGAGGGAGAGAAAACTGGTAAAGTTATCGAACCAGTTGTAGAAAACAAGAAAAAGGAAAACATAAAAGAGGAGACACCAGCTTTAGTTGAAACCAGCAAAGATGGGTCCATAGAGGGAAAGCTGGATGAAGCCATTACAGCTGTTACCGAACCAGTTAAGGAATCACAAGATTCTGGGTTAGAAGTGAAAGATGAGGAAAGTGCAAAAACCAGTGAAGATAAGGTAGGCAAAGAAAATGCTGAGGAGATAGCAAAATCTGATGCCCATAATTTAGAGCCTTCTACCAAGAATGGGGATGATGCAAAAGCATCCCAAGACTTGCCAAGAGAAGTTCCAGCCAAGCCTATTCAAAAGCAATCAAACAATATTTTAACAAAGGTGAAACACTCACTTGTGAAGGCGAAGAAAGCTATCATTGGTAAATCTCCAAGCTCGAAAACCCTGTCTTCTGACACCAAGGGGGATATTAAAGTCAAATAA
- the LOC110644020 gene encoding transcription factor MYB61, whose product MGRHSCCYKQKLRKGLWSPEEDEKLLNYITKHGHGCWSSVPKLAGLQRCGKSCRLRWINYLRPDLKRGAFSQQEENLIIELHSVLGNRWSQIAAQLPGRTDNEIKNLWNSSIKKKLRQRGIDPNTHKPLSEVENDKEKQPTNNKNNEKASILSNNELNLIEPANSKPSIVSSSSKITSNNDHSSNLTPTPPTQEFFLDRFATSHESSTTSCRPSVLVGYLPFQKLSYSPNIGLSVNPNTSICFNPNSSSSEMISEFNSSMTPSILQSMSSSMFQTSIRVKPSVSLPSDNRSVGSCDVSGVQNWEAVSFSNNGSSSHGSSSSIELQNNNTFFESNTFSWGLADCGKPGEEAQLRSLENDPEDIKWSEYLSTPFLLGTAIQNQTSQPMYSEVKPETNFITEGSSASWQQNHNHHHQQASQPSDIYAKDLQRLAVAFGQTL is encoded by the exons ATGGGTAGGCATTCTTGCTGTTACAAACAGAAGTTAAGGAAAGGGCTGTGGTCTCCTGAGGAAGATGAGAAGCTACTGAATTATATTACTAAGCATGGACATGGGTGTTGGAGCTCTGTCCCTAAACTAGCAG GTTTGCAGCGGTGTGGAAAGAGCTGCAGGTTAAGGTGGATTAACTACTTAAGGCCTGATTTGAAGAGAGGAGCATTTTCCCAGCAGGAAGAGAACTTGATCATTGAACTCCATTCAGTTCTTGGCAACAG ATGGTCTCAGATTGCAGCACAGCTGCCGGGAAGGACCGATAATGAGATAAAGAATTTATGGAACTCCAGCATTAAAAAGAAGCTGAGACAAAGAGGCATTGACCCCAACACTCACAAACCCCTCTCTGAGGTTGAGAATGATAAAGAAAAACAACCCACAAACAACAAAAACAATGAGAAAGCCTCTATTCTATCTAATAATGAACTGAACCTCATTGAGCCAGCAAATTCAAAACCATCTATTGTTTCTTCCAGCTCCAAGATCACCTCCAATAATGATCACAGCAGCAACTTGACACCCACTCCACCAACCCAAGAATTCTTCCTAGATAGGTTTGCTACctcccatgaaagctccaccaccAGTTGTAGGCCATCTGTTTTGGTGGGGTATTTACCTTTCCAGAAGTTGAGTTACAGCCCTAATATAGGGCTTTCAGTTAATCCAAATACTAGTATCTGCTTTAATCCAAATTCCTCCTCTTCTGAGATGATTTCTGAGTTCAATTCTAGTATGACACCAAGTATTCTCCAATCCATGTCAAGCTCAATGTTTCAAACTTCTATACGCGTAAAGCCTTCTGTTAGTCTTCCATCTGATAATCGTTCTGTAGGTTCTTGTGATGTCAGTGGGGTCCAGAATTGGGAAGCCGTTAGCTTCAGTAACAATGGCAGCAGCAGCCATGGAAGCAGTAGTAGTATTGAACTGCAAAACAACAACACCTTCTTTGAGAGCAACACCTTCTCTTGGGGGCTAGCGGATTGTGGAAAACCCGGTGAGGAAGCCCAACTTCGCTCGCTCGAAAACGACCCAGAAGACATCAAATGGTCTGAATATCTGAGTACCCCATTTCTTCTTGGAACAGCAATACAGAACCAAACATCTCAACCTATGTACAGTGAGGTTAAACCAGAAACAAACTTCATAACAGAAGGGTCAAGTGCTAGTTGGCAACAGAACCACAATCACCATCATCAACAAGCTTCCCAGCCATCAGACATCTACGCCAAGGATCTCCAGAGACTTGCGGTGGCTTTCGGACAAACCCTTTAG
- the LOC110644021 gene encoding pectin acetylesterase 12-like, with translation MGKLLWVLVAVVLVFGKWVGGFFEFNETEIFYTGAEAYGYFNESKPFNNALMVGLTLIQGARGRGAVCLDGTLPGYHLHRGYGSGANSWLIQLEGGGWCNNIRNCVYRKKTRRGSSRYMEKLVPFIGILSDKPQENPDFFNWNRVKLRYCDGGSFAGDSENKAAQLKFRGQRIWLAAMEDLMSKGMHYANQALLSGCSAGGLASILHCDEFRNMFPRTTRVKCLSDAGLFLDAVDVSGGRTLRNMYSGVVGLQGVRNSLPPICTNHLDPTSCFFPQNIISNVKTPLFILNAAYDSWQIQSSLAPPTADRHGYWSECRKNHAKCSASQIQFLQGFRNQMLRAIRGFSMSRQNGLFINSCFAHCQSERQDTWFADNSPVLRNKAIAIAVGDWYFDRSGVKAIDCPYPCDKTCHNLVFR, from the exons ATGGGGAAGCTTCTGTGGGTTTTGGTTGCTGTAGTTTTGGTTTTTGGGAAATGGGTGGGTgggttttttgaattcaatgagacGGAGATATTTTACACTGGAGCTGAAGCTTATGGTTATTTTAATGAATCTAAACCCTTTAATAATGCTCTCATGGTTGGACTCACTCTCATTCAAGGAGCTCGTGGAAGAGGAGCAG TCTGTTTGGATGGAACATTGCCTGGCTATCATTTGCATCGTGGATATGGTTCAGGAGCTAACAGTTGGCTTATTCAATTAGAG GGAGGAGGATGGTGCAATAACATTAGAAACTGTGTTTACCGCAAAAAAACCCGGCGTGGTTCATCCAGATACATGGAAAAGCTGGTGCCATTTATAGGAATTCTAAGCGATAAGCCTCAAGAAAATCCTG ATTTTTTCAACTGGAACAGAGTAAAACTCCGTTACTGTGATGGTGGCTCGTTTGCTGGGGATAGTGAAAATAAG GCTGCACAACTAAAATTTAGAGGACAACGTATATGGTTAGCTGCAATGGAAGATTTAATGTCAAAGGGAATGCATTATGCCAACCAG GCTCTTCTTTCTGGGTGCTCTGCGGGGGGTCTTGCTTCAATTTTACATTGTGATGAGTTTAGGAACATGTTTCCAAGAACAACTAGAGTGAAGTGCCTAAGTGATGCTGGTTTATTCCTTGATGC AGTTGATGTATCTGGTGGCCGCACTCTAAGAAATATGTACAGTGGTGTGGTGGGCTTGCAG GGGGTGCGAAATAGCCTGCCACCCATATGCACTAACCACCTTGATCCAACTTCA TGCTTCTTCCCTCAGAACATAATCAGCAACGTAAAAACCCCATTATTCATTCTCAATGCAGCCTATGATTCATGGCAG ATCCAATCTAGCTTAGCTCCACCAACTGCAGATCGCCATGGCTACTGGAGTGAATGCAGAAAGAACCATGCAAAATGTTCAGCATCCCAAATTCAATTTCTACAAG GATTCAGGAATCAAATGCTGCGTGCAATAAGAGGCTTCTCAATGTCTAGACAGAATGGATTATTTATAAATTCATGTTTTGCTCACTGCCAATCAGAAAGGCAAGATACATGGTTTGCCGATAATTCTCCTGTTCTTAGAAATAAG GCAATTGCAATTGCAGTAGGAGATTGGTATTTTGATCGCTCAGGGGTAAAGGCAATCGATTGCCCCTATCCATGTGACAAGACCTGCCACAATCTGGTTTTCAGATGA
- the LOC110644005 gene encoding protein NRT1/ PTR FAMILY 4.6, producing MEIPAPFTISLSSLKSGRCFFCFSFGLLRSLINCASRPNLHLQIFSMSDMEATEADYKSVSKREKGKGGFRACLFVFVMVALENMGFIANMISLVLYFREVMYFNVAGASNTLTNLMGTTFLLTVVGGFISDTYLSRLTTILIFGVIEILALVMMTIQAHAKSLHPTYCGRSSCVEGNTAVMLYASLSLLALGSGGVRGVLPSLGADQFDQNDSEEAKALATYFNWITLSTVLGATVGVTGIVWVSSKDAWYKGFMISTVAAFVGFAVLLFGKPFYHQRKPGESPFIRIAQVIVLVIKNRRLPLPAKPDELYGIRDKETISPEGKLAHTDQFRFLDKAAIVPKDLNIAPRTVCTVTQVEEVKILTRMLPILFSTIIMNTCLAQLQTFSVQQGFMMNKHLGKFEVPAPSVPVIPLLFMVILIPAYEFLFVPFARKITGHPSGITQLQRVGVGLVLSALSMAVAGVVEVKRRDQAQKDQAHPISLFWLSFQYGIFGIADMFTLVGLMEFFYKEAPSGMKSLSTSFTWLSLSFGYFLSTVFVNIVNSVTERVAPSKQGWLNGDNIDENNLNLFYWFLAVLSCINFANYLYWASWYKYKIDDVDSNKPDIRSTEGLLLSKAENTPESEVKTEAKENKEERVANVENNPESEVKTEAKENKEEILAKVENTPENEVKTEAKEKKEEAKTMAKENKEEVKTEAKKNKEEKAVLEISELPPSCCFCGSEN from the exons ATGGAAATCCCTGCGCCATTTACCATTTCTCTCTCTTCACTCAAGTCTGGCCGTTGCTTCTTCTGTTTTTCTTTTGGGCTACTCAGGAGCCTAATAAACTGTGCCTCTCGCCCAAATTTACATCTGCAGATCTTTTCCATG AGCGACATGGAGGCTACAGAGGCAGACTACAAGTCTGTCAGCAAACGAGAGAAAGGGAAAGGAGGATTTAGAGCTTGCTTGTTTGTTTTTG TGATGGTGGCACTTGAAAACATGGGTTTCATAGCAAACATGATTAGCTTGGTTCTTTACTTTCGCGAGGTGATGTACTTCAATGTAGCTGGCGCCTCCAACACTCTCACCAACTTAATGGGAACTACATTCTTGCTCACTGTTGTTGGTGGCTTCATTTCGGATACTTACTTGAGCAGACTTACCACTATTCTGATTTTTGGAGTAATTGAAATTTTG GCTTTGGTGATGATGACAATTCAAGCTCATGCTAAAAGTCTGCATCCAACATATTGTGGAAGGTCGAGTTGTGTGGAGGGTAATACAGCAGTCATGCTTTACGCCTCACTGTCTCTATTAGCTTTGGGTTCAGGTGGTGTCAGGGGAGTTCTTCCTTCACTTGGTGCAGATCAATTTGATCAGAATGATTCAGAAGAAGCCAAGGCTCTGGCCACCTACTTCAATTGGATAACACTTAGCACGGTGCTTGGCGCAACTGTAGGTGTCACAGGCATTGTTTGGGTTAGCAGCAAAGACGCTTGGTACAAGGGGTTCATGATATCAACCGTAGCAGCCTTTGTTGGTTTTGCTGTTCTTCTATTTGGGAAGCCTTTCTACCACCAACGAAAACCTGGAGAAAGCCCCTTCATAAGAATCGCACAG GTTATTGTTTTGGTAATTAAAAACCGGCGATTGCCACTGCCAGCGAAACCTGATGAACTATACGGGATCAGGGACAAAGAAACAATCTCTCCAGAGGGAAAACTTGCACATACTGACCAATTCAG ATTCCTAGACAAAGCTGCCATTGTTCCTAAAGACCTGAACATTGCACCACGGACAGTATGCACTGTGACCCAAGTTGAAGAAGTGAAGATCCTAACAAGAATGTTGCCTATATTATTCAGTACTATCATAATGAACACGTGCTTAGCTCAACTCCAGACCTTCTCAGTACAACAGGGATTCATGATGAACAAGCACCTGGGCAAGTTCGAGGTTCCTGCACCTTCGGTTCCCGTAATTCCACTACTTTTCATGGTCATACTCATTCCTGCCTACGAGTTCCTTTTTGTTCCTTTTGCTCGAAAGATCACGGGTCACCCATCAGGCATCACGCAACTCCAACGTGTAGGAGTTGGTCTTGTTCTGTCTGCCTTATCAATGGCTGTAGCAGGTGTCGTTGAGGTGAAACGAAGGGACCAAGCACAAAAAGACCAAGCACATCCCATAAGTCTCTTTTGGCTTTCTTTCCAGTATGGAATTTTTGGAATAGCAGACATGTTTACACTTGTTGGACTAATGGAATTTTTCTACAAGGAAGCACCTTCAGGAATGAAATCGCTGTCGACTTCATTTACATGGCTATCTTTATCTTTTGGCTACTTCTTGAGTACTGTTTTTGTTAACATCGTAAACTCCGTTACTGAAAGAGTTGCTCCAAGCAAACAAGGATGGTTAAATGGTGACAATATAGACGAAAACAATTTAAATCTTTTCTACTGGTTCTTAGCCGTTCTCAGCTGCATCAACTTTGCAAACTATCTCTACTGGGCCTCATGGTACAAATACAAGATAGATGATGTAGATTCTAATAAGCCTGACATAAGGAGTACTGAAGGTTTGCTTCTTTCCAAGGCAGAGAACACTCCAGAGAGTGAGGTTAAGACTGAGGCAAAAGAGAATAAAGAAGAACGTGTTGCCAATGTAGAGAACAATCCAGAGAGCGAGGTTAAGACTGAGGCAAAAGAGAATAAAGAAGAGATTCTTGCCAAGGTAGAGAACACTCCAGAGAATGAGGTTAAAACTGAGGCaaaagagaaaaaagaagagGCTAAGACTATGGCTAAAGAGAATAAAGAAGAGGTTAAGACAGAGGCAAAAAAGAACAAAGAAGAGAAGGCAGTGTTGGAAATAAGTGAGCTTCCTCCTTCCTGTTGCTTTTGCGGATCTGAAAATTGA
- the LOC110644018 gene encoding flap endonuclease 1 isoform X5 translates to MGIKGLTKLLADNAPKAMKEQKFESYFGRKIAIDASMSIYQFLIVVGRTGTEMLTNEAGEVTSHLQGMFTRTIRLLEAGIKPVYVFDGQPPDLKKEELAKRYSRRADANADLAQAVEAGNKEDIEKFSKRTVKVTKQHNEDCKRLLKLMGVPVVEAPSEAEAECAALCKSGKVYAVASEDMDSLTFGAPRFLRHLMDPSSRKIPVMEFEVSKILEELNLSMDQFTDLCILSGCDYCDSIRGIGGQTALKLIRQHGSIENILENINKERYQVPEDWPYQEARRLFKEPVVLADEEEPEIKWTAPDEEGLITFLVNENGFNSDRVTKAIEKIKAAKNKSSQGRKHQITMLKKLLLRNPRPEVVGRRSS, encoded by the exons ATGGGTATTAAG GGTTTAACGAAGCTGTTGGCTGACAATGCACCGAAAGCCATGAAAGAGCAGAAATTTGAGAGCTACTTTGGCCGCAAGATCGCCATTGATGCCAGCATGAGCATCTACCAGTTCCTT ATTGTGGTGGGAAGAACTGGGACTGAAATGCTGACTAATGAGGCTGGCGAAGTCACTAG TCATTTGCAAGGCATGTTTACTCGGACAATCAGGCTTCTTGAGGCTGGAATAAAGCCTGT TTATGTGTTTGATGGGCAGCCTCCGGACTTGAAAAAAGAAGAGCTTGCAAAGCG TTACTCAAGGAGGGCAGATGCTAACGCTGACTTGGCGCAAGCCGTGGAG GCTGGCAACAAGGAAGACATTGAGAAATTCAGTAAGCGTACAGTGAAG GTGACAAAGCAGCACAATGAAGACTGCAAGAGACTTTTAAAACTCATGGGAGTACCTGTAGTTGAG gcTCCGTCTGAAGCAGAAGCAGAGTGTGCGGCACTTTGCAAATCAGGAAAG GTTTATGCTGTTGCATCTGAGGACATGGATTCCTTAACTTTTGGAGCTCCTAGGTTTCTTCGCCATTTGATGGATCCCAGCTCAAGAAAAATCCCGGTTATGGAATTTGAAGTTTCCAAG attttggaggagttGAACCTTAGCATGGATCAATTCACTGACCTGTGCATTCTTTCTGGATGTGATTATTGTGACAGCATTCGAG GAATTGGAGGGCAGACTGCCTTGAAGCTCATCCGTCAGCATGGTTCTATAGAGAATATTTTGGAGAACATAAACAAAGAGAG GTATCAAGTACCAGAGGATTGGCCATATCAGGAGGCTCGACGGCTTTTTAAAGAACCAGTTGTCCTTGCTGATGAAGAGGAGCCTGAGATTAAATGGACTGCCCCAGATGAAGAG GGACTGATTACTTTCCTGGTGAATGAAAATGGTTTCAATAGTGACCGGGTGACAAAG GCAATAGAAAAAATTAAAGCAGCTAAGAACAAGTCATCACAGGGCAG